A genomic region of Gossypium hirsutum isolate 1008001.06 chromosome D01, Gossypium_hirsutum_v2.1, whole genome shotgun sequence contains the following coding sequences:
- the LOC107928837 gene encoding FT-interacting protein 3, with protein MFAGVDLTTVEVEGDSLTVIRKLQKEEIERSEIALESCVFKHVPRQANSAAHVLATEGLKREEAPYLIGDVPLYAKRTVEDDERWLALSTTADGRRLDPLFQRVNLFNFRSSLSRGHCTMAVEKVDFSLKETSPNIGSDRVSGGEKLTSSFDLVEKMEFLFVRIVRARDLPLKAVNGIIDPYFEIKIGNYNATTKYFEKKPDFEWNQLFAFGQDRLQATTMEITVRDKELIIGDNMIGKITVALHEVPPCFPPDSPLASQWYKLEDKNGFTLRKGELMLAMWYSTQADRVFTDAWHSDSAIVSGESLLNTRSKAYLSPRLWYLRVNVIQARDLVPGSKDRNPQVYVKAVVGDVILRTRVSPDKNVNPQWNEDLMFVVAEPFFDSLIVTVEDRLENNTVQCLGKCVTRLSNVEQRLLPLPADPLWYTLEDIVFEDGMEKEANFFSKLNMCVSLDGGYHVFDESVHNGSDYRPTAKMLWTAMIGVLELGIINASGLQPMKLRDSRETTDAYCVAKYGPKWVKTRTVVDSFDPKWNEQFSWDVYDLYTMLTIGVFDDCHLHGGDAVGDGKDPSLGKLISGLHHESFVASNASYLPSFDIPTRYFKETSRSYSLFESKPNRTAVKARGCGVHLDGGSQMWSLRKAKANFQRFLATFKCFSNARQWFDEIRKWNNSAATVLVMAIYCIIVFKPDLILPTVTLYSIQVMILQWRKRQRRPTHIDVNLSVAGSVTADELDEEFDTFPSSRQFDVLRMRYDRLRSIAGRIVTVISDIATQVERFHYC; from the exons ATGTTTGCAGGTGTAGACTTAACGACGGTGGAGGTTGAAGGTGATTCTTTAACCGTGATCCGAAAACTgcaaaaagaagaaattgaaaggTCTGAAATAGCGTTGGAAAGTTGTGTTTTTAAGCATGTGCCGAGACAGGCGAATAGTGCTGCCCATGTTCTAGCTACAGAGGGACTAAAAAGAGAAGAAGCTCCTTATCTGATAGGTGATGTTCCCCTTTATGCAAAACGAACGGTAGAAGATGATGAACGGTGGTTGGCCCTTTCAACTACGGCAGATGGTAGAAGGTTGGATCCACTCTTCCAGCGAGTG AATCTTTTCAACTTTCGTTCCTCTCTTTCCCGCGGGCATTGCACAATGGCAGTTGAAAAAGTAGATTTTTCTTTGAAAGAAACCAGCCCAAACATCGGCAGTGACCGAGTTTCCGGCGGCGAAAAACTTACATCTTCATTTGATCTTGTTGAGAAGATGGAGTTTTTATTTGTCAGAATAGTTAGAGCTAGAGACTTGCCATTGAAAGCTGTCAATGGAATCATTGATCCTTACTTTGAAATAAAAATCGGAAACTATAACGCGACAACCAAGTACTTCGAGAAGAAACCGGATTTTGAATGGAACCAACTGTTCGCCTTCGGACAAGATCGGTTGCAGGCTACAACTATGGAGATCACCGTGAGAGACAAGGAACTAATAATTGGTGACAATATGATTGGCAAAATCACCGTTGCTTTGCATGAGGTTCCACCTTGTTTTCCCCCTGATAGTCCCCTCGCTTCACAATGGTATAAATTGGAAGATAAAAATGGTTTCACTTTAAGAAAAGGTGAATTGATGTTGGCTATGTGGTATAGCACACAAGCCGATCGCGTGTTTACCGATGCTTGGCACTCGGATTCGGCAATTGTGAGTGGCGAAAGCCTTTTGAATACTCGTTCAAAGGCATATCTTTCGCCGAGACTTTGGTACCTTCGAGTTAACGTAATTCAAGCACGAGATTTAGTCCCAGGAAGCAAGGATCGAAATCCCCAAGTTTATGTTAAGGCTGTAGTTGGGGATGTGATATTGAGGACCAGAGTTTCCCCTGATAAGAATGTGAATCCTCAATGGAATGAGGATTTGATGTTCGTTGTTGCTGAGCCATTTTTCGATTCTTTAATAGTAACGGTCGAGGATAGGCTCGAAAATAATACGGTCCAATGTTTAGGGAAGTGCGTGACTCGTTTATCGAATGTTGAACAGAGGCTACTACCTTTACCAGCTGATCCGTTGTGGTACACTCTTGAGGACATTGTATTTGAAGATGGAATGGAGAAAGAGGCGAATTTCTTTAGTAAGCTTAACATGTGTGTAAGTCTTGATGGCGGATATCATGTGTTCGATGAATCTGTTCACAACGGAAGCGATTACCGGCCTACTGCAAAAATGTTGTGGACGGCTATGATCGGAGTTTTGGAGTTGGGGATCATAAACGCTTCCGGTCTGCAGCCAATGAAGTTAAGAGACAGCCGTGAAACGACCGATGCTTATTGCGTGGCGAAATACGGGCCTAAGTGGGTCAAGACTCGGACAGTTGTTGACAGTTTCGATCCAAAATGGAATGAACAGTTTAGTTGGGATGTTTATGACCTGTATACCATGCTTACCATAGGAGTTTTCGATGACTGTCACTTGCATGGTGGCGATGCAGTTGGAGATGGAAAAGATCCGAGTCTCGGAAAG CTTATTTCTGGTTTACACCATGAATCCTTTGTTGCCTCAAATGCATCATATTTACCCTCTTTCGATATACCAACTCGATATTTTAAGGAAACAAGCCGTTCGTATTCTTTGTTCGAGTCTAAGCCGAACCGAACCGCCGTTAAGGCAAGAGGTTGTGGAGTACATTTGGATGGAGGTTCCCAAATGTGGAGCCTAAGGAAAGCCAAAGCCAATTTTCAGAGATTTTTGGCTACTTTTAAGTGCTTTTCCAATGCTCGGCAATGGTTCGATGAAATACGCAAGTGGAATAATTCGGCAGCAACTGTTTTAGTCATGGCGATCTACTGCATTATAGTTTTTAAACCAGATTTGATATTACCAACAGTGACTCTTTATAGTATTCAAGTTATGATCCTCCAATGGAGAAAGCGACAGAGGCGTCCAACTCATATCGATGTGAACCTATCGGTTGCCGGATCTGTAACAGCCGATGAATTGGACGAAGAGTTTGATACTTTCCCATCTTCAAGACAATTCGATGTTCTTCGGATGAGATATGATAGACTGAGAAGTATTGCGGGGAGAATTGTGACAGTGATCAGTGACATTGCAACACAGGTTGAGAGGTTTCACTACTGCTAA